AGGATCATCAGGCAGTACATTACTTGGCTCATCCATCGCTACAGGTAAAGGAGCTTCACTTACAGCCAATTTCTCAATTTCAGGAGCTGAATCACTCGTTTTCTCAGAAGAATTAACAACCATTTGTTCAACAACATCTGGAGCTGAGGATTTTGATGTTATAGCGTGAGCGTGAGCCAGATTAGGAGTCTGTTGTGCCTTCTCAGTGTCTGTTTCTGACCTCTCTGAAGGTGTTGTCAAAGCTGCAGAAACTTTTCTTAAACTGCGCTTGACTTTTTCAAGTTCATTTTGAGGCTGATCCTGCACTGGCTCTATGTGATGATTTGAAAATTTCCTTGGGTTGCGTTTAGCCTTTTCTGGTTCAGAGGAACTTACGGCATTAGCATCTCCATTTGATGCTGtaagaaccttcttgacacttcgTTTTGGTCTTACTGCTTCTGTTTCAACACTCAGCCTGTTACCCTGCTTCTTCTGCGACTTTGCTTCAACAACTTTCTTTGGTTGTGGGAGTGGTTCCCAAAAATGAGATAGTGACCATCTTTCAAGCCACTGCCAAGCTGAATTAGGTTCGCACTCATCATACTGAAGGCTCAAGGGCATGGCTGTTGGCACTGACACAAGTAGCTTAAAAAAAGCAAGAGATTACCATCAAATACAGAATTATGTCTATATCAGAAAAATAATAAGAAATTCGTCACAGTCCCAAATGGTTAGcattattcaaaaaataaaaaataaaaaattatggtTGACTGTTTTTAAAAGATCTTTTCAAATATTTTTGTTAAAATTGTTCATAATTAGTACTTTTCGTGCAATTCCGAGATATGTTAATTTTATTCCAAGGAATAACAAAATGTTTCATATTGACTCTGGCACTCTAAACCCCGCCATTCCTTTTCAAATGGAGGGAATATCTATCTTTTGACATCCGTTTCAACTTCCTATGTTGATTTTCTCACCCTTCACATCCACTTTAGCTAGTATATGGATTTTTTATCTCAACTTTTTATGGATATCCATTAGACCTTTGTGATACACATACTCTTCAAAGCAACATTCTCTCTCTTCATAGTAAGTAACTTCAGCTCCACGTCCAATTCTTCCTTTGTAAAGACCCACGTCTAGCATAGTCACTCTACTAAGGCATCAAAGATGGATTTAAAACCAGACTTGCTCTACTTTCTCAGAAAATACTAGCAGGGAAgaagcttttttttttataagcacAAAACAACCTTAACCAAAGACATGCAAAATGTTGCAGATCAGATAAGAGTCAAAAGAGGCACCCATTATACTTCATTCTGCAGCCATGTTGCAGTAAATGAAAGCAATGTTGCAGAAAATACAGCAACACTTTTGCACTCTGGATATACAGAATGTTGAACCTGTATCAGAAACCAGATTTTCCAACCTTCTAAGATGCATTTCCTCCAGTTTTGTTCAATCTTTACTCACCCCCAGCTTTTATTACACATTGGGGACTGACTATATTCAAGGTTCCTCAACCTTATATAAGCAGCGCCAATAAATTCATACCCGTCTCCTTATACTTGGTTCTCTGTTTTTTGGCACCACCCTGACCCATCGTCAACATAAAACCCCAAAAGTAAAAGGATGAGGCAACATTTTTGTTTTCTAACTCCAATCTCCTACTCAGATACATTATCAGCCACACACAGGTCTTCAACTCCATCCTAACCCAGGgccaaaaggagaaaaagaaaaagaaagaaataacaCCTTACAGGAAAAACATGTAATGCAACGGTAACTTGTCAGTTAACAAAGGGGCAGAGAGCTCAACAATACCTTGCATGGAAATGCATAAGCTGTCAGTTTCGTAGGCCTCTGCTCAGGATCCTGGTTAAAGAAGAATACATGGAGCACAGAGTCAATAGCCAAAACAATTTGTACCAACTCGAATAAATTCGAAATAGCTACTACAAGTCAAAGCTGAAACAAGGGGAAAAGAAAAACAGTACCAGATTCCTACTCGTTCTATGTCAAAAGACTCGCAACAAAGTCAAAAAAGAAAACATTTCAATGAAAACAAATCCCATCTCGTCTTTATGCCTATGCTTTTACAATAACAAAGGTATGAGAATACAAGAGCTAGGGAAAAAGAGCATTTAGTTAGACTTGCATTGCAAGAGTTACCTTAAGTTCCTGAAAACTATACTTTCCAAGCAGCTGATGCCCAGGATCTAAGAGTCTAACCCTTCGACCACGTGCTAATGCCTGAATCCTGACAATTGCCTGCATGCAGCGTAGAGTAGCAACTGCCTGTCTCCTTACCAAGTGCCCACGAATCAGGGCTTGTAGCCTTATGATGCCTTTGAGAGCTCGGAAAGCCCGACGAGCCTGAGGAAAGTTACAAGTGGATAAGGACATAGTCCTTTCAAAGAAAGAACAATTGAAAAGTAGATCATGCTTTGAAATTAGAAGAGGAAAAGACATTGAAGCTTCTTCAGTTTTAAGTCCAACTACTGTGTTCTACATAAAGTTATGGGCTTTTGAAAAAAGTATGCATGCTAAAAAGCGTCAATTGATTATTTGACTTAACAGAAAAGGTTCCAAATCTAATGCAGAATTAATATTCACAAGCAGATAATTCGGAACCCTAGTGCCACACAAGCAATGACTATGTAGAGGATCACATAAATTCTACTGTCCCAGTTACGCAGAAGAAAAAGCTCTAAACTCTTACAAAttttatacatgcataaacattCAAATGTTCCACAATCCAAGAGAGAATAAATTCAGCAGAGTGAATACCTCAAGTCTTAATTCAGAACTTAAAACCAAACTAAAATCTTAATAATCGTACAGGTTTTTTAGAGATTAAAGTTGTAAATTCTGCTATTAAACAGTACCAAGTAACCCCTAAAGGCTGCTTGTGCTTTGGTGGCAGCATCCTCTTGTCTTTTCAGCTCAGCATCATCTGTGGAGATTGCCCGCTCCACATGCGGATCTATATCGTGTGTTGCAGAGGATAATGAGGCAGTTTCACATGCAAAGTCAGTGCTTGTCCCCTTTTCCAATGCAGCCTCTTCACCACCATTATCAAAATTCTGAACTGGTGGATCTAAAGTTGGTGAATTAAGAGAAAGATCCTCCAACGGTGCTTTGGCAGAAGATTTTTTCTCACCGGTAACATCCTTCATACGAAACATAGACAGTAACTTAATAAtataggataaaaaaattaaaGTAATATGCATTATGTTGAAATCTCTAAAGATCTTGGTTTACCCCTGTTTTCTTTAATTCTACGAATTTTTCATGCCAGTGTTCCTAAATGATGttaaacaatatacaaaattctGACAACTTGATAAATGGAGAGAGACAGAGATAGAAAGAGATTTGGAGAGAGAGCGGAAGGTATTGGATTCATACAGCAGTGACATTTAGTTAATAAGAAGCCAGAGTGCCAAATTGCTGAAAACCAGATCAAACCAAACACGAGTAGTACAATTTTCATAACAATATGAGAAACTTATAATCATGGAAAACACAATCAGACATAGTGGGGGGCATCCATGATTAACTATAAAGGAGGAAACAGCAAGAGGAGGAACAAGAGAGTTAACATTGTCTTTTACAACCAAACAAATCGCAATTTTGAATTATCAACACTCAACCATAGACCAGAAAATATGTCTTTTAGAACCCAGACTATGCGGAATTATGACAAAATTTGAAACATTCTCTTACTTTTGATAAAGGAGACTTGGAAGATTTCTTTCCGAAAAGCACAGACTTGATCCATTTGGCAGGAGATTTTTTCCCCATCGCAGACAGCAAGCTGCTGAATTAAAGGGGATTTCAACTGAATCCTGCATTATTCAATAAAAAAACAAGTTCTCCTTAGAACAAGTAAACATGAAGTAGTTTGCACTAATTCAACATCAAAGACAAAATAGTTTCCCTAAGAAACAATGTGTGAAAAGAATCACTGTAAGGATAATCAAACTCTTCCCAAGTAACGTCAACACACACACGATCAGCTACAGCAATAAATAGTGAAGATCTATATGCTAAAGTTAGGTTGGGACATCAAAGCTTTTCTCAATACAACCAGTCACTTTGAGTCAGGATTACAACAACAGCACCCACTACTGACAGAAATGAAGAAACAGAACAAGGGGAAAACGTAGTGTAAATTTGTGAACAATGTTctcctatgttgctcggactcttcaaaaatgtcgatgggtgtgtgtcggatcctccaaacaTAGTGCATTTTTGAAGGATCGAACACAGGTGCAGCAACATTTTTTAAAGAGTCCGAGTAACGTAGGTGTTCTCCTATCAATACACTTAAATTTTCAGTTAATATACATGAACAACAAGCATCAACAATCAGAAATTGCAATTCGAAAAAGTAAAGTCAGAAcatgttggaaaaaataattcaGAGTTGGTAGGAAACCAAAATCGGTTAGGATTTGGTATTTCAATTCatgtctagttaggatttatagtcaaatttatATAGGAGTAAGTTTTcctattttgagttaaagtaggtttCGTATTATTATAAATAGAAGTACTGCTAGCCATTTGAGAGCATCACTGCAATTTCCTGAAATAACATACTATCAAATAGTAGAAGATAACCAAAGAAAATAGGTAAAACAAATCAAGCTAACTCTGGATCAGTGTGCTAAAAACGAGTAAACACTAAATCAGGACAAGATCTGTAGTGAAATCACAAGAAAAAAGCACTAATAAATGAAGAAATGCAAAATTAAACACAGATTAGGCAAAACAAAAGGTGGAATAGGGTTTTTGGAGCAAATGTAGGTCAGATCTGAGAAGTACCTGAAGAAAGGAAGCTGCTTTTAAGATCCCAAACTTAGCATAACTGAGCTGAAAGTAAGAAAAGAAGAGAGATATGAATTGTTAGTAGAAAACAGGAATTCAGGTGAAAATTTGATTTGAGATGAAATCTAAAAGGAAATATAAAAAAAAGGAGATGCTAATTTCATACCTTTGTGGGAAAAATGGACCCCTCCACTCCACCGCTTCTCTGTTACTCTCTCTCTGAGAAGTAGTGAACACTGATGAGATGAGTACAACTGTATACGAGATGAGTACAACTGTATACTCTAGTTTAGTTGTTATACTATCGCTTTTACTAAAGTTGGTGATTTCCTCCTAATCTCCCTTTTTCTTAAACTCTTCATTAAGCGGCACGACGTCGTTGCGTTATTGGTTTAGGAAACTATCCTTCCAAGTTTGAACTGCTCCTACTTTTCTTTTAGGCCGTttcaaattcactttatgaaatgatttacggtcacacaaatattcaagacttattttgaaccacaaatttcaaaagtttttactctttcttaaatgtcgtgtcaatcaaatggattcacataaattgaaacggagggagtagtatttcTATTTTTATTTGGCAACTCTTGATTCCAACTTCCACATAGTATCTCTATGACCACAAGATTAAACAATATTTTAATACATtctcatatttttaatttaagaccataagattcaaaTAAAAACTTTACTTTATTAAATTTTGTGCTAaatcaaaatcagacaaacaaattgaaacgaagAAAGCAGTAgataattagtttttttttttattattcgaGTCACCTAAACCATGACAAACAAACTAGTGGTAAGTTGTATAAATCACCTACTAAACAAACCAAATTCCATCAACGGTCAGTTTTTACTCTCTTTCTGATTCGTTCCTTCTTCAGAATGAAAGAAAacaagttcctcatatgacacTTCATTAGTTAAGGTGTCACATTTTAAATAGTAATTTCATAATTTGAATTTcaatctttccttttcttttttcttctagtCGGTGTTTGATATTTATATTGGGATCGCTAATATGGATTTTTCGGCCCGTGAAGCTCATTAAAGGAAAATCGCTCCCTACCAAAAAATTTAAATTCTTATCCTCATAGCCGAAATCTCTAAATAAGAATGGAAGGGTCATATTATTATTCATACACCACAATCTTTAGTATATTTTTTGTTCTTACTGTCTATGTGGTCTTTCTACtcgtttgtttttgttttgttccTTTTTCAAAAAGAGAGAAAACAAGTTTCTGAGATGACATTTCATTAGTTAAAGTATCATATTTTTAACAGTAAAGTAAAGTGATCATTTAAGTTTCAATAATTTGTGGTCATGCTGTCTATTTGGTCTTTTCTACTCATTTGTTAAACAATGTGATTGTGAAAGGAAAAAGGGGGAAACGACTCTCATtatataaaacaaaagttgaaaaGAACAAAAAAAGCAAAGGATTAGTTAGTGCTATACTCTCTATAGGGGCCCAACCTTCGAATTTAAATCGATAAAAGTCATTACAGGTTACTTATCATGATATGTGCATTATATACAGTCCACGGTAAAAAGAAAAtctgagaaaagaaaaaagagacgTAGATTACATCAGAGATAATACGTGTTCAtttaacaaaataataagtaccaaaAAAGTTATAATTTGAGTGCTTTCGCATAGTGGACCCTTTTGATTTCAAGAGCCAACATAGTTCAAGGGTTTAATTGGTGCCAATGATACATACTAATATCAATATATTACAGTTTAATAATACCCGACTTTTTATAGAAAAAGTGGTCGTTATAAGATTATTTTCGATAATGAGTTTTATCCTTCTGAAAATTCATGTAGGCTTTTTCTCTCTCATTATTCCTCCAAACAGTGtgttaaataaaatatatgaaagtAATTCTGCACACCAACAGTGTTTTAAATAAAATATACAGTATGAAAGTAATTATGAAAGCCTCGAATCAATAACAAAATTTACATCCCTGCTAAAGTCGGATGCCACGTATTTTTAATTTAAATCAAACTTTACTAAAAATATACAAGAAAGATGTTGATTGTTTCCTACATGAAGTCAACATATCAAGACCGTATGTTTATCAACTTAAGTTGTTTCATCCCAAATGAACCTTTCCCTTATAGTATCACTAGTAAGAGGACTACCTATATATCTGAATTATTTTCTCTTTAATCTGTTGGGAGCTCTATACTCTTCAAATTTAGAAACTCACTGATTCACCATCAGTTTTTATCTTATGTTTATGTAAAGTTTATTATAAGTTGCTTTAAAAAAATTGAGATTTTTTTTGTAGTATTGATATTGGAACAGATTTAAAATTTAATATATTCAAATATGAAGTAATACATGGTAGTACAAATTATATTCTTAATAGTTATGATTATACTTCTTTTGAGCCAACAATCTTTCTACCCACAAAGGAAAAACTTGTGTACATTCTATTCTCTTCAGACCTCACTTGTGGACTACATTGGATatgttatagttgttgttgtgttaTATATAGTTCTAATAGAAGATAACGAATGTGTCAAACACCCATCACTATATAGAAGTGGTACTATCAGTAGTTCATGTATCTAAATCTAGACACATATATCGCAAAAAAACTTTTGGGAGACTATTTAATAATTATGCAAAGATATTTTAGTGCCAATCACTAGACAAGAAGTGTCTTATGATTGAAGATACGTTGAGAACGATGTACGAAGGTGTAGGGAGAAGCATCCAAGTTACAAAATATCGAAAGATGAGCATCCCAATCCATAAACACTTAATAATGATTTAAAGCTGCGGTCCCCCTAGGTTCGTTCATTAGGTGCACCAAACAaatatatttcattttcattattcCTGAACTTACCTATAGGCATGGAGGGGCCTTCTAAACCCCATGTGCCCATCAACAAACATAGATATATAATTAGCTGCCTCTTTTACACGACTTTGAAAGGCTTCAAACTCTTTttaaggccccgtttggacatggtttgaaatatagtttgaaattatgtttggacatgcaattaagatattttaaggagtattttctcttatagacataaaactcCACAAGTCGTGAAAACTATCAAaccattctcaattcttatacaatcttaccaaatgagcaagtcatagtttataacaaaattaatacgctaattcataacaaccggctcaaaattaatactagaagacctttctaaaaatacaacatcaattgatcaaattttagttcaataaataaaattggtaaacatatataaattaaaaggttggtagacataaacaaaatttggtggaagttaatgagattggtaaatgattgatgggataattgttaaaaatatctaccaacttatgagtttttttttttacaaaatataaacttatgggttaaattttatatttagaaaagttgaaaccatggttttAAACCTCAAATCATACCTTTTTGGATGATGACTGAAAACGCATGTCCAACCATGGTTTGATACcatcaaaccatggtttgaaaattgatgtccaaacgcctactaagtctTAACTTAAACTTACAACATATAAATGATTCTTCCAGCTCAAACAACGGTTAAAAAAGACACTTTCTCATGTCTTTTGTCATCATATATCTCAACGAATCGCCAATGTTTTCCCCATGGGAGTGATTTAACAATAAATATCATAATCCTGTCACAACTTTTAAGATAAAAATACGAAAGCAACTAAAAATGTGTTACTCCTCAATAATGTTATACCAAATACTCAGTTTAAGTCTTAACTTAAATTTACAACATATAAATGATTCTTCCAGCTCAAACAACGGTTAAAAAAGACACTTTCTCATGTCTTTTGTCATCATATATCTCAACGAATCGCCAACGTTTTCCCCATGGGAGTGATTTAACAATAAATATCATAATCCTGTCACAACTTTTAAGATAAAAATACGAAAGCAACTAAAAATGTGTTACTCCTCAATAATGTTATACCAAATACTCATTTTATTTTTACAATCATGATGTTTGGATCAATCCACACACACTCaattaatttcacaaaatatCTAGCACATCCCACCAATACAGATATCGAATAACTCTATCCCTTGAAACTCAACGAATGAAAAGAAATTACCTGATATTTTTGCCACCACTAAAATTTGAACCCTGAGATGTCAAAATTTTCAATCAATCTACTTTATTGACCACTAAGTCACACAATCACGCTTTTTGGGTGCCAGACCCACTTTGTAACGGGAGACATCATATCGCGTCATTCATTGACGTGTTGAGGAATGGAGCGTATTGAGTTTTCAAGGCAAGGAATgcgtgacaatgaatccaccgACATTTTTAGATCCTTGTAAATTGCCAAGATTAAGGTAACAAGTGGAGGGGCGCACTTATCCAAAGGGGAAAAGGCAGTATTTTTTGCCGCTTCATTGCCATTGCGCGTTTCCCTTGTGACAGACTTTCACGAGAATGTTACCCTTCACCGACATCGTTGTACTCCGTAGTAATACAGGATTTTCTGTCACACGAAACTGACAGCCAAGCTAACACACAGCTATTATAGAAAAAAGGATAACGTCTAAGGAGGAGCATCTTCCAGTTGTCGCATCCTTGTCCTATATTTTTTtgaacaaaataaaaagaaacacaCGACAATTGTTAACATGATGATTTCTTTCCATAAATTGAAGGGTGTGATACTCCCCCTCAATTAGACCCATTACATGTTGATCAACTAGTTACTTGGTAGACAAACACGCCAAAACTTAGTAATTACACTCGATTCCAATTACAAAGTGACTGGCCAAACTGGCCCTGCAAAAAGCATCATTGAGATAAGAATTGCAAAAAGAAGATAACGACGGGGAGACCTTAACAATACAGGCTCGAGAGAGCCAAACATCCTAGTGTCTAAATCTCCTCACTGGGATGGTATAGATTACTTCAGGATACGGGCAATACTTCTAGTCCTCCTCAAACCTGGCTCATCATTAGCAGCAATATAGTTGCAACATATTTAGCTGCTTATATAGCTCTTCTTAGACAACACACGCAATGGAGGTTTTCATACAAGCAGTGAGCATTTCAGCTGCACACCTGTAAAACTCCAACTATAGAAAAGATTATGATTACGAATCAAACAATAAAGAACAATAGCCACTACCTCGCCTAAATCCAGAAGCTCTTCAATTACTACGAACCACACAAAAAGGCAAACACTGTCTGCCTTCATGAGGTTTAATTTTTTGACATTTGTGGCAAGTAAAACCGAAACTGCCTCTTGTAACACTTAGAAACGTTAATCATCCGTTGGATGCCATTGTAAAGGACTCATTATGAATCTCTCTATATCCAATATTGGTGGTCCTTTAACTCTCCACTACCCATTTTAACAGATCTCATGGCCTGAAATTAAAACTAGCCAAGAAATATGTGCAACTTAGATCTTAGAGCAACACTCAAGACAGGCAGAAGAATTTCGACTTCCCTATCTCCTCAATCAGTTGGTGTTAAAAGCTCACTTCTACCAAGAATTTATTTGCTGAGTCGGACAATGATAGATGAATGATAATGCACATCCACAGGGAATTAAATTGGTTGACAAAAATATCAGATCTTTATCCATTTTTCGTTGAAAGTCTCATGATGACAAACAGAAAAGAGTTTCATACAAATTGAATACAAGTGATCATATGTACACTGTCTCATAGTCGAGTAACAGAACATGAAGATAAAGGCAATCAGAGTTCCTAAACAGCACATAAAAGGACAATTTCATGCTACATTTATTATTAATGTAGCAACAACACTGAGAACATTGCAGCTTGACGGTGGGCATTCCTACCAGGAAAATCTCCCGAAGCAGATTCAGAGAGATGTTAGTCAGCTGTCCAGCTCTGCTCAACAATCTCACGCACCTTCCTGTTGTATTCGCGCTTGTTCTCACTAAACATGCGCGCTGCTTCTGAATTAGCTGGTGAGTTTGGGTTTGGATCACAGAGCAAAGACTGCATTTAGAGAAAGTCAAATATTAGAGGATGTTAACAACGGATACTAATGTCAATGTTTTCTCAGCTCAGTTTCATTTACTCCAGCACACTACTATCACTGGTTTGATTAATGAGAATTTACTTGACTTCGGTCTCACACTAGACAGAACAGACATCGATTAATTTCTAAAAGCAAATGAGAAGATTAAGATGCTGTAGGAAAAACCACTGCCACCAAAAAATTGAACTGGACTTTGTGCAAAGATAAATAAAAGATGGCAGTAAGAGAAGATGTTTCAAACTCCCAAGATAGTGCCTAGGTGAAACATAATGTAGACAGAATGATATTGATGTCGAGTAAAAAACTGCTTGAACCAAATAAATGCAACAAAATAAAATGAAGTTTGCCGCTCCAGCAAGTATAGATGTATCAATGTTTTAAGAACAAGAACTTGACCTGTTTGCTTTAAAGCAGGTTGTATtgcttttttgtttattttaaaagGCAATTCCATAACAAAATCTTGTTGCCGAGTTGAGGGGGCATGACTGGTACCAGGCTCTAAAAGAGTTTTCTTTGAGTGAGCGTTTATTCGTTAAATTAGTTAATTTACTACTAGTGATCCAAGCACGGAATATGCATCTACAAAAAAAATTATCATCTCATCTGAACCAAATAATGAAGCCTGCATTCCCCACTTATCCAAAATAACAGATATCATGTTCCCATCGTTGTACACTACCTACCCTGCCACCGGTTCAAGCAGAGACATGCAAAAGGAAGCAACATAACTCAATAAAGTGTCCACTAATAGCTACAGACAATGAGCTACTTGACCACTAAGAATATCATGTCTAAATAGCAGTAGACTATTAGTACATAATATGAAATACGAAAGGACACAAAGCCACAAAGCTAAATAAGGCGGGGACAAAAGACATGGCCTATAATAAAATAAATGCCAATACTAGGGATGTCCATCTGTCTGCGTCGAAAACACTCACAAGGGAAATAAAATGAAAGATACTTTCCATGTTATGTTTCTTTAAAATTTTGTAGACACCAGGCATAATGATGTGCAtttaacaacaacttcaacatacCTGGATTGAAGTAAGTATAGCAGCGACGTCATATATAGGACTCCACTGATTTTGCAGTATGTCCAAGCAAATACTTCCGTCGGCATAAACTGAGCAATAGATAAACAGAGGTATGAGACATCAGCAAAACTAAAAATTACTCAAATTTACACTTTGTAACAAGCGTTGTGGTGGAAAAACTCTGGGTGAAATAATAGAAGATTGA
Above is a genomic segment from Lycium barbarum isolate Lr01 chromosome 12, ASM1917538v2, whole genome shotgun sequence containing:
- the LOC132623800 gene encoding protein IQ-DOMAIN 31 yields the protein MGKKSPAKWIKSVLFGKKSSKSPLSKDVTGEKKSSAKAPLEDLSLNSPTLDPPVQNFDNGGEEAALEKGTSTDFACETASLSSATHDIDPHVERAISTDDAELKRQEDAATKAQAAFRGYLARRAFRALKGIIRLQALIRGHLVRRQAVATLRCMQAIVRIQALARGRRVRLLDPGHQLLGKYSFQELKDPEQRPTKLTAYAFPCKLLVSVPTAMPLSLQYDECEPNSAWQWLERWSLSHFWEPLPQPKKVVEAKSQKKQGNRLSVETEAVRPKRSVKKVLTASNGDANAVSSSEPEKAKRNPRKFSNHHIEPVQDQPQNELEKVKRSLRKVSAALTTPSERSETDTEKAQQTPNLAHAHAITSKSSAPDVVEQMVVNSSEKTSDSAPEIEKLAVSEAPLPVAMDEPSNVLPDDPTTEQQQLEDVGNAANSAVVNEELSAMEDQTAKERTRRRKSLPTKQDNSENISQNTPSVPSYMAATQSAKAKLKAQGSPKVSDDGAENGFVRRHSLPSSANGKFNSLSPRMQRPGQANGKGGNKNRPVSSSKDEKALPGWRR